The following proteins are encoded in a genomic region of Thermoanaerobaculia bacterium:
- a CDS encoding (2Fe-2S)-binding protein encodes MSDPASRVSIVVDGRTISAEEGTTVAAALVNAGVARFRGSVSGEPRGPLCAMGICHECRVAIDGVAHRRSCLVEVASGMRIQTGG; translated from the coding sequence GTGAGCGACCCGGCTTCCCGGGTCTCGATCGTCGTGGATGGCCGGACGATCTCCGCCGAGGAAGGAACGACCGTCGCGGCGGCCCTCGTCAACGCCGGCGTCGCCCGGTTCCGCGGCTCGGTTTCGGGCGAGCCCCGCGGCCCGCTCTGCGCGATGGGGATCTGCCACGAATGCCGCGTCGCGATCGACGGCGTCGCGCATCGCCGATCGTGCCTCGTGGAGGTCGCCTCCGGCATGAGGATCCAAACGGGTGGCTGA
- a CDS encoding FAD/NAD(P)-binding oxidoreductase, with the protein MADVLTADVAVVGAGPAGVAAAATAAAAGKRVFLIDEAPRPGGQIWRHRPGSPPPRARRWLGRLARSGAVRIPGAAVYSVSEGFSVLAESPAGPVAVSARAVVLATGARERFLPFPGWTLPNVIGIGGTQALLKSGASFSGKTAVLAGSGPLLLPVAASLANGGARVALVAEQAPRASVLRFAAGLWREPRALADALSFRRAFAGTPYRFGTWVVEARGDGRVEEAVLTDGGRTWSIACDVLATGFGLVPATELARLLGCRFDGEAIAVDSLQRTSVSGLLCAGEPTGIGGVEKALVEGEIAGCAAAGRTPRRTLIASARRRRRYAESIARAFAPRAELQEIVRSDTIVCRCEDVPLGALEPGWSPREAKLYTRAGMGPCQGRVCGPALRYLFGWESDSVRVPVTPVSLETLMGAGANAPQENR; encoded by the coding sequence GTGGCTGACGTGCTGACGGCCGACGTCGCCGTCGTCGGCGCCGGACCCGCGGGCGTGGCCGCGGCCGCAACGGCGGCGGCGGCCGGAAAGCGCGTCTTCTTGATCGACGAGGCGCCGAGACCGGGCGGACAGATCTGGCGGCATCGCCCGGGCTCCCCTCCTCCGCGCGCGCGCCGCTGGCTCGGCCGGCTCGCTCGCTCCGGCGCGGTCCGCATCCCGGGCGCGGCGGTCTACTCGGTCTCGGAAGGCTTCTCGGTCCTCGCCGAATCCCCGGCGGGGCCCGTCGCGGTCTCGGCCCGCGCGGTGGTCCTCGCGACCGGCGCGCGCGAACGCTTCCTTCCCTTCCCGGGCTGGACCCTTCCGAACGTGATCGGCATCGGGGGAACGCAGGCGCTCCTCAAGTCGGGAGCGTCGTTTTCCGGGAAGACGGCCGTCCTCGCCGGATCGGGGCCGCTCCTTCTCCCCGTCGCGGCGTCGCTGGCGAACGGAGGAGCGCGCGTCGCGCTCGTCGCCGAGCAGGCGCCGCGCGCCTCGGTCCTGCGCTTCGCGGCGGGACTCTGGCGCGAGCCGCGCGCGCTGGCCGACGCCCTCTCCTTTCGGCGCGCCTTCGCGGGGACGCCGTATCGCTTCGGAACGTGGGTCGTGGAAGCGCGAGGAGACGGGCGGGTCGAAGAGGCCGTCCTGACCGACGGAGGACGGACCTGGAGCATCGCCTGCGACGTCCTCGCGACCGGCTTCGGGCTCGTGCCGGCTACCGAGCTCGCGCGGCTCCTCGGCTGCCGGTTCGACGGCGAGGCCATCGCCGTCGATTCTCTCCAGCGGACGTCGGTCTCGGGACTCCTCTGCGCCGGCGAGCCCACCGGAATCGGCGGCGTCGAAAAGGCGCTCGTCGAGGGGGAGATCGCCGGGTGCGCGGCCGCAGGACGGACGCCGCGGCGCACTCTTATCGCCTCGGCCCGCCGCCGGCGCCGATACGCGGAGTCGATCGCGAGGGCGTTCGCTCCCCGCGCCGAGCTGCAGGAGATCGTCCGGAGCGACACGATCGTCTGCCGGTGCGAGGACGTGCCGCTCGGCGCGCTCGAACCCGGGTGGTCGCCGAGGGAAGCGAAGCTCTACACGCGTGCCGGAATGGGCCCGTGCCAGGGGCGCGTGTGCGGTCCGGCGCTGCGATACCTTTTCGGTTGGGAATCGGATAGCGTTCGCGTGCCGGTCACGCCGGTTTCTCTGGAAACCTTGATGGGCGCCGGAGCGAACGCTCCGCAGGAGAACCGATGA